The genomic stretch AGGGAACACGTGGTCGACGTTCTCCGCCGGTTCACCGCAGTACTGACAGCGGAAGCCGTCTCGCACGAACACAGCGCGACGCGAAAGGGTGGCGCGTGCCCGATAGGGCACCTTGACGAAGTACTTGAGTCGCACGACCGACGGTATGGGGACCGTCATATGCTCGGAGTGAAACGCCCCTCCGTCTTCGTGAACAAGCTCAGCCTTGTGCTTGAGGACGAGCACCAACGCCCGCCTCGCGCTAACGACGCACAGAGGCTCGTAGGTTGCGTTGAGAACAAGTGCTCTCCCCAACGGGGTCCTCCCCACGCTTCCGCATGGTTGTCCCGAGTATAAAGGACCGACCGACGCGGTGGCGCGCGCGCTACGGAAGGACTACGCCCGGCGACGACGGCGACGCGTGGGTTCCATTTCGTCTCGCAAGTCGTTCTCAGCCATGCGCAGCGCACGAATGAACTGGTCCCGGTCGCGCTGGAATTCGCTAACGCTGCCGTTGAGATCCCCGGCGAGACGGTCTATCGCGACGAAGAACGTCATCTGACCATGACGCAGCGCGTCGAGGATCTCCCCGTCGTCCTTGCATATCTTGAAGAT from Actinomycetota bacterium encodes the following:
- a CDS encoding HNH endonuclease — translated: MGRALVLNATYEPLCVVSARRALVLVLKHKAELVHEDGGAFHSEHMTVPIPSVVRLKYFVKVPYRARATLSRRAVFVRDGFRCQYCGEPAENVDHVFPRSLGGPHTWENVVASCRSCNARKENRLPHEVGMRLRCKPGAPRETVWIIVAVGRIDPKWEPYLTSITRELSLHGARA